In the genome of Flavobacteriales bacterium, one region contains:
- the atpH gene encoding ATP synthase F1 subunit delta gives MKGLRAANRYAKSFLKLGIDQGKVEELYADMKLVANTIHDSRDLAVMLHSPIVKTDNKITVLKKIFESKISKPSMEFINLITRKRRETLLEEIANEVVKQYKEYKGIMTAEVIAAVSMSEDMKKKILSMISEKAGAQVELIEKTDPSLIGGFIIKFGDRQYDASVAHRLKELRKVFSENPFIREM, from the coding sequence ATGAAAGGTTTACGGGCAGCCAATCGCTATGCAAAATCATTCCTGAAACTGGGCATCGACCAGGGGAAGGTGGAAGAATTGTATGCCGACATGAAGTTGGTGGCCAACACCATTCATGACAGTCGCGACCTGGCGGTGATGCTGCACAGCCCCATCGTGAAGACCGACAACAAAATCACCGTGCTGAAGAAAATCTTCGAAAGCAAGATCAGCAAGCCTTCCATGGAGTTTATCAACCTGATCACGCGCAAACGCAGGGAGACGCTGTTGGAAGAGATCGCCAATGAGGTGGTGAAACAATACAAAGAGTACAAGGGGATTATGACCGCCGAGGTAATCGCGGCCGTATCCATGTCGGAAGACATGAAGAAAAAGATCCTCTCGATGATCAGCGAAAAAGCCGGAGCACAGGTGGAACTGATCGAAAAAACAGACCCGTCGCTGATCGGCGGATTTATCATCAAATTCGGCGACAGGCAATATGATGCCAGCGTCGCACACAGGTTGAAGGAGCTGCGCAAGGTGTTCAGCGAAAACCCCTTCATCCGGGAAATGTAA
- a CDS encoding F0F1 ATP synthase subunit alpha, giving the protein MPEIKPAEVSNILREQLAGSKTESELQEVGTVLQVGDGIARIYGLSKVKSGELIEFENGVRGIVMNLEEDNVGAVLLGNSQEIKEGDVVKRTGQIASVKVGDGMCGRVINTLGEPIDGKGPLEGELYEMPLERKAPGVIYRQPVNEPLQTGIKAIDAMIPVGRGQRELIIGDRQTGKSAVAIDTIINQKEFYDRGEAVFCIYVAIGQKGSTIANVVKILEDNGAMPYTVVVAATASDPAPMQLYSAFTGAAIGEYFRDTGRPALIVYDDLSKQAVAYREVSLLLRRPPGREAYPGDVFYLHSRLLERSAKVINSDKIAANMNDLPESLKGVVKGGGSLTALPIIETQAGDVSAYIPTNVISITDGQIFLESNLFNSGVRPAINVGISVSRVGGNAQIKSMKKVAGTLKLDQAQFRELEAFSKFGSDLDAATKAVLDKGSRNVEILKQGQFSPLTVEEQIAIIFCGTKGLLQKVPVNKVREFERDYLAFMRDKHADVLKDLKSGNLSDNAIATMEKVAADLSARYAK; this is encoded by the coding sequence ATGCCTGAAATCAAACCAGCTGAAGTATCGAATATCCTGCGTGAACAACTCGCCGGCTCAAAGACCGAGTCGGAACTCCAGGAAGTAGGCACCGTACTGCAGGTGGGTGACGGGATTGCCCGCATCTACGGCCTGTCAAAGGTGAAGTCCGGTGAATTGATCGAGTTCGAAAACGGTGTCCGCGGGATCGTGATGAACCTTGAGGAAGACAACGTGGGTGCCGTATTGCTGGGTAACTCCCAGGAGATCAAAGAAGGTGACGTAGTGAAACGCACCGGACAGATCGCCAGCGTGAAAGTGGGCGACGGCATGTGCGGACGTGTGATCAACACACTCGGTGAGCCCATCGACGGCAAAGGCCCGCTTGAAGGTGAACTTTATGAAATGCCCCTGGAGCGCAAAGCGCCCGGTGTAATCTACCGTCAGCCCGTTAACGAACCGCTTCAAACCGGTATCAAGGCCATCGACGCCATGATTCCCGTAGGACGCGGACAACGTGAGCTGATCATCGGTGACCGTCAGACAGGTAAGTCGGCAGTGGCCATCGATACCATCATCAACCAGAAAGAATTTTACGATCGCGGTGAAGCCGTGTTCTGTATCTATGTGGCCATCGGTCAGAAAGGTTCCACCATCGCCAACGTGGTAAAGATCCTCGAAGACAACGGTGCCATGCCGTATACCGTGGTTGTTGCGGCCACCGCATCCGACCCGGCTCCCATGCAGCTGTATTCGGCCTTCACCGGCGCTGCCATCGGCGAGTACTTCCGCGATACCGGCCGCCCCGCACTGATCGTATATGATGACCTGTCCAAGCAAGCCGTGGCATACCGCGAGGTGTCCCTGCTGCTTCGCCGTCCTCCCGGTCGTGAAGCCTATCCCGGTGACGTATTCTACCTGCACTCCCGCCTGCTGGAGCGTTCGGCGAAAGTCATCAACTCAGATAAGATCGCTGCCAACATGAACGACCTGCCCGAATCACTGAAGGGTGTGGTGAAAGGTGGCGGTTCACTGACTGCCCTTCCGATCATCGAAACACAGGCCGGTGACGTATCCGCATACATCCCTACCAACGTGATCTCCATCACCGACGGTCAGATCTTCCTTGAGTCGAACCTGTTCAACTCAGGTGTGCGCCCCGCTATCAACGTAGGTATCTCGGTATCGCGTGTGGGTGGTAACGCACAGATCAAGTCGATGAAGAAGGTAGCCGGTACACTGAAACTCGACCAGGCCCAGTTCCGTGAACTGGAAGCCTTCTCCAAGTTCGGTTCCGACCTCGACGCCGCCACCAAAGCGGTGCTTGATAAAGGTAGCCGCAACGTGGAAATCCTGAAGCAGGGACAGTTCTCTCCGCTGACGGTTGAAGAGCAGATCGCCATCATTTTCTGCGGTACCAAAGGACTTCTCCAGAAGGTACCCGTGAACAAGGTGCGCGAGTTCGAACGCGATTATCTGGCGTTCATGCGCGACAAACACGCAGATGTACTGAAAGACCTGAAATCGGGTAACCTGTCGGACAATGCCATCGCCACGATGGAAAAAGTTGCCGCCGACCTGTCAGCCCGGTACGCAAAATAA
- the atpG gene encoding ATP synthase F1 subunit gamma — protein MPSLKEVRTRITSVSSTSQITSAMKMVSAAKLRRAQDAILQMRPYAQKLQELLWNLGAALEGDASSPYAETNSSNRVLLVVITSNRGLCGAFNTNVIKAANQQIRTVYAEQMKAGEVDVITVGKKASDIFRKATHVKHIGRQDHLYDELDFAHVAPLAEEIMKDYAAGKYGKVELVYNQFRNAASQVIQKEPFLPATPPEAEGASSEKFSIDYIFEPGKEEIVRDLIPKSLKTQLYKALLDSHAAEHGARMTAMHKATDNAKELLKELKLTYNKARQAAITTEILEIVGGAEALNN, from the coding sequence GTGCCAAGCCTAAAGGAAGTCAGAACCCGGATCACCTCTGTTTCATCCACGTCGCAGATCACCAGCGCCATGAAAATGGTATCGGCTGCGAAGTTGAGACGTGCCCAGGATGCCATCCTTCAAATGAGGCCGTATGCACAAAAGCTGCAGGAACTGCTGTGGAACCTGGGTGCCGCCCTGGAAGGCGATGCTTCAAGTCCGTACGCAGAAACCAACAGTTCCAACAGGGTGCTGCTGGTGGTGATCACCTCCAACCGCGGACTCTGCGGTGCCTTCAACACCAACGTGATCAAGGCAGCCAACCAGCAGATCAGAACCGTTTACGCCGAGCAAATGAAGGCCGGTGAAGTGGACGTGATCACCGTGGGAAAAAAGGCTTCCGATATTTTTCGCAAAGCCACGCACGTGAAACACATCGGCCGTCAGGATCATTTGTATGATGAGCTTGATTTCGCACATGTCGCACCGCTTGCCGAGGAGATCATGAAAGATTACGCGGCAGGTAAATACGGCAAGGTAGAATTGGTGTACAACCAGTTCCGCAACGCCGCATCCCAGGTGATTCAGAAAGAACCCTTCCTCCCGGCTACCCCGCCGGAAGCTGAAGGAGCCTCATCCGAGAAGTTCAGCATCGACTATATTTTTGAGCCGGGAAAGGAAGAGATTGTTCGCGACCTCATCCCGAAATCACTCAAGACCCAATTGTACAAGGCTTTGCTGGATTCACATGCAGCCGAGCATGGTGCACGTATGACCGCCATGCACAAGGCCACCGACAATGCCAAGGAGTTGTTGAAAGAGCTGAAGCTGACCTACAACAAAGCCCGTCAGGCCGCCATTACCACGGAGATCCTCGAGATCGTGGGAGGTGCAGAAGCCCTGAACAACTAG